A part of Nesterenkonia lutea genomic DNA contains:
- the rplJ gene encoding 50S ribosomal protein L10 has protein sequence MANPEKAAAVEELKELFNNSTAAVLTEYRGLSVGQLQTLRRSVRENAHYAVVKNTLTEIAARELGIDAFEGKMSGPSAIAFVHGDAVDVAKSLRDFAKSNPALIVKGGYMDGAALDEAGVKQLADLESREVLLSKMAGALIGVQSKAASLFQAPLSKAVRTVEALRVQQEAA, from the coding sequence ATGGCGAATCCTGAGAAGGCTGCCGCCGTCGAGGAGTTGAAAGAACTTTTCAACAACTCGACTGCCGCAGTGCTCACGGAGTACCGCGGCCTCTCCGTGGGCCAGCTGCAGACTCTGCGCCGGTCCGTGCGAGAGAACGCACACTACGCTGTGGTGAAGAACACGCTCACCGAGATCGCGGCTCGGGAACTCGGCATCGACGCCTTTGAAGGCAAGATGTCCGGACCCTCCGCCATCGCCTTCGTCCACGGCGACGCCGTGGACGTGGCCAAGTCGCTGCGTGACTTCGCCAAGAGCAATCCTGCACTGATCGTCAAGGGCGGCTATATGGATGGCGCCGCCCTGGACGAGGCAGGAGTGAAGCAGCTCGCGGACCTTGAGTCCCGCGAAGTTCTGCTCAGCAAGATGGCTGGCGCCCTCATCGGCGTCCAGTCCAAGGCAGCCTCCCTGTTCCAGGCACCGTTGTCCAAGGCCGTTCGCACGGTCGAGGCGCTTCGCGTGCAGCAGGAAGCAGCCTGA
- the rplL gene encoding 50S ribosomal protein L7/L12: MAKMSNDELIEQFKEMSLIELSEFVKVFEETFDVTAAAPVAAAAAPAGGGEAEEAEEQTEFDVVLEAAGEKKIGVIKEVRGLTSLGLKEAKDLVDGAPKAVLEGVDKDTAEKAKETLEGAGATVTLK; this comes from the coding sequence ATGGCGAAGATGAGCAACGACGAACTAATCGAACAGTTCAAGGAAATGTCCCTGATCGAGCTCTCCGAGTTCGTCAAGGTCTTCGAGGAGACCTTCGACGTGACCGCGGCTGCCCCAGTGGCAGCAGCAGCAGCTCCCGCAGGCGGCGGCGAAGCCGAAGAGGCTGAAGAGCAGACCGAGTTCGACGTGGTCCTCGAGGCCGCAGGCGAGAAGAAGATCGGCGTCATCAAGGAGGTGCGCGGTCTGACCTCCCTCGGTCTCAAGGAGGCCAAGGATCTGGTCGACGGCGCTCCCAAGGCCGTTCTCGAGGGTGTCGACAAGGACACTGCCGAGAAGGCGAAGGAGACCCTGGAAGGCGCAGGCGCCACCGTCACCCTCAAGTGA
- a CDS encoding PspC domain-containing protein, which translates to MENLKPETGHRFFSWMRSTGLRRPDEGWVGGVFAGLSEKVGWDAALVRGLGVVAFIIFFSPAALLYGLVWILAPNREGEIHAQQAVRGSYSSGFIGGAVLAVVGALNIFTPISIAGPLAVLLNVVILGAVAWLIYIMVKNHRGDPSSGTRAESGTSAATRASSTGGSSAAGKARAGDTTPPRADGKPAWYPKEAAPAQPSGSAAASASMGHGAAGPSGAAGRGGRGGREPRPERGVAVSPREQAQRRRRRQLTWGLGLLALPVIVALSWFSGSLGLSAITAALVATAGLVLLLGTGHLVSALRGRPGLPGLLGLSTAVMLVLFAGHTGVSGLGGGTNHAFGNYFTEESDVNSAFSNTTVDLRESGGTGAGGSSATAETAQVNNAFSNTTVIVPDDARVVISNGQALSNLEISTQDDRFDQSGISGEDLVLGPEDADREILLDLNSAFANTTVYDATTYEQQVEEDQ; encoded by the coding sequence ATGGAAAATCTGAAGCCTGAGACGGGCCACCGCTTCTTCAGCTGGATGCGGTCCACGGGGCTGCGTCGCCCCGACGAAGGATGGGTCGGCGGCGTCTTCGCCGGACTCTCCGAAAAGGTGGGGTGGGACGCCGCGCTGGTGCGCGGGCTCGGCGTCGTCGCCTTCATCATCTTCTTCTCTCCAGCAGCCCTGCTCTACGGGCTGGTCTGGATCCTGGCCCCGAATCGCGAGGGTGAGATCCATGCCCAACAGGCGGTCCGCGGCAGCTACAGCTCCGGATTCATCGGAGGCGCGGTGCTGGCGGTCGTGGGTGCCTTGAACATCTTCACCCCGATCAGCATCGCCGGGCCGCTCGCCGTGCTGCTCAACGTGGTGATCCTCGGCGCCGTGGCATGGCTGATCTACATCATGGTGAAGAACCACCGCGGCGATCCTTCCAGCGGCACCCGCGCCGAGTCGGGGACCTCCGCAGCGACGCGGGCGTCCTCCACCGGGGGGTCCTCGGCTGCGGGAAAAGCACGGGCCGGTGACACCACACCGCCACGGGCGGATGGGAAGCCGGCCTGGTATCCGAAGGAGGCTGCCCCGGCGCAGCCCTCGGGATCTGCGGCGGCGTCCGCTTCGATGGGCCACGGAGCGGCTGGCCCCAGCGGTGCCGCCGGCCGAGGCGGACGAGGCGGACGGGAACCACGCCCTGAGCGCGGCGTGGCCGTCTCACCCCGGGAACAGGCACAGCGGCGCCGACGTCGCCAGCTGACCTGGGGGCTGGGGCTGCTCGCACTGCCCGTGATCGTGGCACTGTCCTGGTTCAGCGGCAGTCTCGGGCTCTCCGCCATCACTGCGGCGCTGGTGGCCACCGCAGGCCTGGTGCTGCTGCTCGGCACGGGCCATCTCGTGTCGGCGCTGCGCGGACGTCCCGGCCTGCCGGGACTGCTGGGACTCAGCACCGCGGTCATGCTGGTGCTCTTCGCCGGACACACCGGTGTCAGCGGCCTGGGAGGCGGGACCAACCACGCGTTCGGCAACTACTTCACCGAAGAGTCCGACGTGAACAGCGCGTTCTCCAACACCACGGTGGATCTGCGCGAGTCGGGAGGCACCGGTGCTGGCGGCTCCTCGGCGACGGCTGAGACTGCCCAGGTCAACAACGCCTTCTCGAACACGACGGTGATCGTGCCGGATGACGCGCGGGTGGTCATCAGCAATGGCCAGGCGCTGAGCAACCTGGAGATCTCCACCCAGGATGACCGGTTCGACCAGTCAGGGATCTCCGGAGAGGACCTGGTCCTCGGTCCGGAGGACGCCGACCGCGAGATCCTGCTGGACCTGAACTCCGCCTTCGCCAACACCACCGTCTACGACGCGACCACCTATGAGCAGCAGGTCGAGGAGGACCAATGA
- a CDS encoding ATP-binding protein, whose protein sequence is MDTPTESAAEQNGGRTLRPPLLRASQTPLAGVCLGLSRHLQVSVPMVRAAMIGLSIAGGIGLVLYAWLWVFVPREDEPRSTAAARGLSGPAVESEDPPRGFRGRELVDALTSSPQVLLGGVLLGGAGLIGLQLLGAAINWWLIGPPVILGVGVLLAWSQVDAIGPAADDPGGDGSGREKTRSRRAILWQFSMGVLLVMLALLLLAGGFLPAADLLLGLMVAAMLLAGVALVTAPWLIRLYRTSNTERARAAAEAERADIAAHLHDSVLQTLAMIQKDRHDPVSVERLARRQERQLRGWLYGRDSAGTGTLKEQLSLVAEELEELHSVPVELIAVGESLRTDHRVLVAAAREGMVNALKHAGPASVYLESTASEDSVFIRDRGAGFDLEGIEEDRLGVRESIIGRMRRAGGTARIRSGETGTEVQLSMPVGVRGAATSPIPAQPPAAPQTHAPAAPQSQPPAAPQSHAPHATTGMQADEPTEPQPLRRVAEPVPRREETYG, encoded by the coding sequence ATGGACACCCCCACCGAGTCCGCAGCGGAGCAGAATGGCGGCCGCACCCTGCGGCCGCCCCTGCTGCGTGCGTCACAGACCCCGCTTGCGGGCGTCTGTCTCGGTCTCTCCCGCCACCTGCAGGTCTCGGTGCCCATGGTGCGAGCCGCGATGATCGGCCTCAGCATCGCCGGGGGGATCGGGCTGGTGCTCTATGCCTGGCTCTGGGTCTTCGTGCCGCGCGAGGACGAGCCGCGATCGACTGCGGCCGCCCGCGGACTCAGCGGCCCCGCCGTGGAGAGCGAGGATCCGCCCAGGGGCTTCCGGGGGCGCGAGCTCGTCGATGCGCTGACCAGCTCACCACAGGTCCTGCTGGGGGGCGTGCTGCTGGGAGGAGCCGGCCTCATCGGTCTGCAGCTCCTCGGCGCTGCGATCAACTGGTGGCTCATCGGGCCCCCGGTGATCCTCGGTGTGGGCGTCCTGCTCGCCTGGTCCCAGGTGGACGCCATAGGGCCCGCCGCCGATGATCCCGGCGGCGACGGCTCGGGCCGGGAGAAGACCCGTTCTCGGCGAGCCATCCTCTGGCAGTTCTCGATGGGCGTCCTGCTGGTGATGCTTGCGCTGCTGCTGCTGGCCGGCGGATTCCTCCCGGCGGCGGACCTGCTGCTCGGGCTGATGGTCGCGGCGATGCTGCTGGCCGGCGTCGCCCTGGTGACCGCGCCGTGGCTGATCAGGCTGTACCGGACGTCGAACACCGAGCGGGCACGAGCCGCCGCCGAGGCTGAGCGGGCGGACATCGCCGCACACCTGCATGACTCTGTGCTCCAGACGCTGGCGATGATCCAGAAGGATCGGCATGACCCGGTCTCGGTGGAGCGCCTGGCGCGCCGACAGGAGCGCCAGCTGCGCGGCTGGCTCTACGGCCGAGACAGCGCCGGGACGGGCACGCTGAAGGAACAGCTCAGCCTCGTGGCGGAGGAGCTCGAAGAGCTGCACAGCGTTCCGGTGGAGTTGATCGCCGTCGGGGAGTCCCTGCGCACCGATCACCGGGTGCTCGTCGCGGCGGCACGCGAAGGTATGGTGAACGCGCTCAAGCATGCCGGCCCCGCCTCGGTGTACCTGGAGTCCACAGCTTCGGAGGACTCCGTGTTCATCCGTGACCGCGGCGCCGGGTTCGACCTCGAGGGCATCGAGGAGGACAGACTCGGCGTCCGGGAGTCGATCATCGGACGGATGAGGCGTGCAGGTGGAACCGCGCGGATCCGTTCAGGTGAGACAGGAACCGAGGTGCAGCTGAGCATGCCGGTGGGCGTCCGAGGTGCAGCGACCAGCCCGATCCCGGCCCAGCCGCCGGCCGCGCCGCAGACCCATGCGCCGGCCGCGCCGCAGAGCCAGCCGCCGGCCGCGCCGCAGAGCCATGCGCCTCACGCGACGACCGGGATGCAGGCCGATGAACCCACAGAGCCGCAGCCGCTGCGCCGCGTGGCTGAACCAGTTCCACGGCGCGAGGAGACCTATGGGTGA
- a CDS encoding LuxR C-terminal-related transcriptional regulator, with amino-acid sequence MGESAPLRRVVIVDDHGIFRAGLKAEMAGRVEVVGEGQDVETAIAAVRGTRPEVVLLDVHLPGGTGGGGAEVVRACRDLTEVRFLAISVSDQAEDVVSVIRAGARGYVTKTISTADLAESVEAVATGDAVFSPRLAGFVLDAFGTGAVEDVRDEELDRLSAREVEVMRLIARGYTYREIAGELFISIKTVETHVSKVLRKLQLSSRHELTRWAEQRRIV; translated from the coding sequence ATGGGTGAGTCGGCACCGCTGCGCCGCGTGGTGATCGTCGATGACCATGGCATCTTCCGGGCTGGGCTCAAGGCAGAGATGGCCGGGCGGGTGGAGGTCGTCGGCGAGGGTCAGGACGTGGAGACAGCGATTGCGGCGGTGCGCGGGACACGCCCCGAAGTTGTTCTGCTCGATGTGCATCTGCCCGGGGGCACCGGCGGGGGAGGCGCAGAGGTGGTCCGTGCCTGTCGAGACCTCACGGAGGTCAGGTTCCTCGCCATCAGCGTGTCCGACCAGGCCGAGGACGTGGTCTCGGTCATCCGGGCAGGCGCCCGCGGCTATGTCACGAAGACGATCAGCACCGCCGACCTCGCCGAATCGGTGGAGGCGGTCGCCACCGGAGACGCCGTGTTCTCCCCGCGACTGGCAGGCTTCGTCCTGGATGCCTTCGGCACCGGGGCGGTGGAAGATGTCCGGGACGAGGAGCTTGACCGGCTCTCCGCCCGCGAGGTGGAAGTCATGCGCCTGATCGCCCGCGGCTACACCTACCGCGAGATCGCCGGAGAGCTGTTCATCTCCATCAAGACCGTGGAGACCCACGTGTCCAAGGTGCTGCGGAAGCTGCAGCTCTCCTCCCGGCATGAGCTCACCCGCTGGGCGGAGCAGCGCCGCATCGTCTGA
- the rpoB gene encoding DNA-directed RNA polymerase subunit beta, which translates to MVASSTSSTQTAASARTAEYAGRLSFAKIHEPLDVPELLALQIDSFDRLIGNDSWAARVEEARQKGIKGVSETSGLSDIFEEMSPIEDFQGTMSLSFSDPEFADPKMPVAECKERDTTYSAPLYVKAEFMNHNTGEIKQQTVFMGDFPLMTDRGTFIINGTERVVVSQLVRSPGAYFERTPDKTSDKDIFTAKVIPSRGAWFELEIDKRDQVGVRLDRRRKQPVTALLKALGWTESRILEEFGEYDSIRATMEKDAFETQADALIDIYRKLRPGEPPTVEAAESLLKGLYFTPKRYDLAKVGRYKLNRKLGVDKAFTDADASVLNEQDIVAMIHYLAALHAGKDTIKGIRDGSEIDVHITVDDIDHFGNRRIRAVGELIENQVRTGLSRMERVVRERMTTQDVEAITPQTLINIRPVVASIKEFFGTSQLSQFMDQNNPLAGLTHKRRLSALGPGGLSRDRAGMEVRDVHPSHYGRMCPIETPEGPNIGLIGSLATYGRINNFGFIETPYRKVVKGVVTDQIDYLTADDELVSQIAQANAPLNEDGTFAEATVLCRGRADGTAEQGEPVLTIPDEIDYMDVSPRQMVSVATALIPFLEHDDANRALMGANMQRQAVPLLESESPLVGTGMEKFAAIDAGDSVTAEKPGVVTRVAADLVTVLNDDGTQIHYPIMKFQRSNQGNAYNQRVRVSEGDRLERQSIIADGPSTEAGELALGKNLLVAFMSWEGHNFEDAIILSQRMIQDDVLTSIHIEEHEVDARDTKLGAEEVTRDIPNVSEEMLAQLDERGIIHIGAEVSAGDILVGRVTPKGETELTPEERLLRAIFGEKSREVRDTSLKVPHGESGTVIGVRIFDAEEGDDLPPGVNQLVRVYVAQKRKITDGDKLAGRHGNKGVISRILPVEDMPFLPDGTAVDIVLNPLGVPGRMNIGQVMEVHLGWAAKQGWKIEGEPDWIKKLPNLPRETGPTKVSTPVFDGAEPAELTGILESVNPSRDGEQLVGANGKAQLFDGRSGEPFPEGVAVGYMYILKLHHLVDDKIHARSTGPYSMITQQPLGGKAQFGGQRFGEMEVWALEAYGSAYTLQELLTIKSDDIHGRVKVYEAIVKGENIPEPGVPESFKVLIKEMQSLCLNVEVLSADGSKVEMRDSEETGFSAAEELGIDLSRAEPSSVEEV; encoded by the coding sequence TTGGTCGCCTCGAGCACCTCATCGACTCAAACCGCTGCTTCGGCCCGCACTGCAGAATATGCAGGCCGACTCTCATTCGCAAAGATTCACGAACCCCTCGATGTCCCAGAGCTTCTCGCTCTGCAGATCGACTCCTTCGACCGCCTCATCGGCAACGACAGCTGGGCTGCTCGTGTCGAGGAGGCCCGGCAGAAGGGCATCAAGGGCGTTTCCGAAACCTCCGGACTCTCCGACATCTTCGAAGAGATGTCACCGATCGAGGACTTCCAGGGCACCATGTCCCTGAGCTTCTCCGATCCTGAGTTCGCCGACCCCAAGATGCCGGTCGCTGAGTGCAAGGAGCGGGACACCACGTACTCCGCTCCGCTGTACGTCAAGGCCGAGTTCATGAACCACAACACCGGCGAGATCAAGCAGCAGACCGTGTTCATGGGCGATTTCCCGCTCATGACCGACCGCGGCACATTCATCATCAACGGCACCGAGCGCGTCGTCGTGTCTCAGCTGGTGCGTTCCCCGGGCGCCTATTTCGAGCGCACCCCGGACAAGACCAGCGACAAGGACATCTTCACCGCCAAGGTCATCCCCTCACGCGGTGCCTGGTTCGAGCTGGAGATCGACAAGCGTGACCAGGTCGGCGTCCGCCTCGACCGTCGCCGCAAGCAGCCGGTCACCGCGCTGCTCAAGGCTCTGGGCTGGACCGAGTCCCGCATCCTCGAAGAGTTCGGCGAGTATGACTCGATCCGCGCCACCATGGAGAAGGATGCCTTCGAGACGCAGGCCGATGCGCTGATCGACATCTACCGCAAGCTGCGCCCGGGCGAGCCGCCGACAGTCGAGGCTGCCGAGTCGCTGCTGAAGGGTCTGTACTTCACCCCCAAGCGCTATGACCTGGCCAAGGTGGGGCGCTATAAGCTCAACCGCAAGCTCGGCGTGGACAAGGCCTTCACCGACGCCGACGCCTCGGTGCTCAACGAGCAGGACATCGTCGCGATGATCCACTACCTCGCAGCGCTGCACGCCGGCAAGGACACGATCAAGGGCATCCGCGATGGTTCCGAGATCGACGTGCACATCACCGTCGATGACATCGACCACTTCGGCAACCGCCGCATCCGTGCGGTGGGCGAGCTCATCGAGAACCAGGTCCGCACCGGCCTGTCCCGCATGGAGCGTGTGGTCCGTGAGCGGATGACGACTCAGGACGTCGAGGCCATCACGCCGCAGACGCTGATCAACATCCGTCCCGTCGTCGCCTCCATCAAGGAGTTCTTCGGCACCTCGCAGCTCTCGCAGTTCATGGATCAGAACAACCCGCTGGCCGGACTGACGCATAAGCGTCGCCTCTCCGCGCTGGGCCCGGGCGGTCTCTCCCGTGACCGCGCCGGCATGGAGGTCCGCGACGTCCACCCCTCGCACTACGGACGCATGTGCCCCATCGAGACTCCGGAAGGCCCGAACATCGGCCTGATCGGCTCGCTGGCCACCTACGGACGGATCAACAACTTCGGCTTCATCGAGACCCCGTACCGCAAGGTCGTCAAGGGTGTCGTCACCGATCAGATCGACTACCTGACGGCCGATGACGAGCTGGTCTCGCAGATCGCCCAGGCCAACGCACCGCTGAACGAGGACGGCACCTTCGCTGAAGCGACCGTGCTCTGCCGCGGTCGTGCCGACGGAACCGCTGAGCAGGGCGAGCCCGTGCTGACCATTCCCGACGAGATCGACTACATGGACGTCTCGCCGCGCCAGATGGTGTCAGTGGCCACGGCTCTGATCCCGTTCCTGGAGCACGACGACGCCAACCGCGCCCTCATGGGTGCGAACATGCAGCGTCAGGCTGTGCCGCTGCTGGAGTCCGAGTCGCCGCTGGTGGGCACCGGCATGGAGAAGTTCGCCGCGATCGACGCCGGAGACTCGGTCACCGCCGAGAAGCCGGGCGTGGTCACCCGCGTCGCAGCTGATCTGGTCACCGTGCTCAACGACGACGGCACGCAGATCCACTACCCGATCATGAAGTTCCAGCGCTCGAACCAGGGCAACGCGTACAACCAGCGCGTCCGGGTCTCCGAAGGTGACCGGCTGGAGCGCCAGTCGATCATCGCTGACGGTCCCTCCACCGAGGCCGGCGAGCTTGCTCTGGGCAAGAACCTGCTGGTCGCGTTCATGTCCTGGGAAGGCCACAACTTCGAGGATGCGATCATCCTCTCCCAGCGGATGATCCAGGACGACGTGCTCACCTCGATCCACATCGAGGAGCACGAGGTCGATGCTCGCGACACCAAGCTCGGTGCCGAAGAGGTCACCCGTGACATCCCGAACGTCTCCGAGGAGATGCTGGCCCAGCTCGATGAGCGCGGCATCATCCACATCGGTGCCGAGGTCTCCGCAGGAGACATCCTGGTCGGCCGTGTCACGCCCAAGGGTGAGACCGAGCTGACCCCGGAGGAGCGTCTGCTGCGCGCCATCTTCGGCGAGAAGTCACGCGAAGTGCGTGACACCTCGCTGAAGGTCCCCCACGGCGAGTCCGGCACCGTCATCGGTGTCCGGATCTTCGACGCGGAGGAGGGCGACGACCTTCCCCCCGGTGTGAACCAGCTGGTGCGCGTGTACGTGGCGCAGAAGCGCAAGATCACCGACGGCGACAAGCTCGCCGGCCGCCACGGCAACAAGGGCGTCATCTCCAGGATCCTTCCTGTGGAGGACATGCCCTTCCTGCCCGATGGCACGGCAGTGGACATCGTGCTCAATCCGCTCGGCGTCCCCGGTCGCATGAACATCGGCCAGGTCATGGAGGTCCACCTCGGGTGGGCCGCCAAGCAGGGCTGGAAGATCGAGGGCGAGCCCGACTGGATCAAGAAGCTGCCGAACCTGCCCCGGGAGACCGGTCCGACCAAGGTCTCGACCCCGGTGTTCGACGGCGCGGAGCCTGCTGAGCTGACCGGCATCCTCGAGTCTGTGAACCCGTCACGCGACGGCGAGCAGCTCGTGGGCGCCAACGGCAAGGCCCAGCTCTTCGACGGTCGCTCCGGCGAACCGTTCCCCGAAGGCGTTGCCGTCGGCTACATGTACATCCTGAAGCTGCACCACCTTGTCGATGACAAGATTCACGCACGCTCCACCGGACCGTACTCGATGATCACTCAGCAGCCCCTCGGCGGCAAGGCTCAGTTCGGCGGTCAGCGCTTCGGCGAGATGGAGGTCTGGGCACTCGAGGCCTATGGCTCCGCCTACACGCTGCAGGAGCTGCTGACCATCAAGTCGGATGACATCCACGGCCGTGTGAAGGTCTACGAGGCCATCGTGAAGGGCGAGAACATCCCGGAGCCTGGCGTTCCGGAGTCGTTCAAGGTGCTCATCAAAGAGATGCAGTCGCTCTGCCTCAACGTGGAGGTTCTCTCCGCGGACGGCAGCAAGGTCGAGATGCGTGACTCGGAGGAAACCGGGTTCAGCGCTGCGGAGGAGCTTGGCATCGACCTCTCCCGCGCAGAGCCCAGCTCGGTCGAAGAGGTCTGA